The Glycine soja cultivar W05 chromosome 8, ASM419377v2, whole genome shotgun sequence genome has a window encoding:
- the LOC114424213 gene encoding hydroquinone glucosyltransferase-like, producing the protein MAKTTNIAVVSIPAFSHQASIVGFCKRLVHLHDHFHVTCIFPTIDAPIPATLSMLESLPSNIDYTFLPPVQKQDLPQNASSLVLVQTAVSYSMPSFRDLLRSLVSTTSFDALVADPFTNEAVEIAKGEFNLLSYIYFPISAMTMSLLLHLPKLHQQVLCEYKDHNEAIQIPGCLPLQGHDLPSDFQDRSCVDYELILQRCKRLPLADGFLVNSFYEMEKGTLEALQEHCKGSNNNNSCVYLVGPIIQTEQSSESKGSECVRWLEKQRPNSVLYVSFGSGCTLSQQQLNELAFGLELSGQNFLWVLKAPNDSADGAYVVASNDDPLKFLPNGFLERTKGHGYVVTSWAPQTQILGHTSTGGFLTHCGWNSALESIVLGVPMVAWPLFAEQGMNVVLLNEGLKVALRPKINENGVVEREEIAKVIKGVMVGEEGNEIRGRIEKLKDAAADALKEDGSSRMALYQFGTQMENVGKCLSYSLMEVTK; encoded by the coding sequence ATGGCGAAAACAACTAATATAGCAGTAGTTTCAATCCCTGCGTTTAGCCACCAAGCCTCCATTGTAGGGTTCTGCAAGAGGCTCGTTCATCTCCATGACCACTTCCACGTGACCTGCATCTTCCCCACCATAGATGCTCCGATCCCCGCCACACTCTCCATGCTTGAATCACTTCCTTCCAATATCGACTACACCTTCCTTCCTCCTGTGCAGAAACAAGACCTACCCCAAAACGCTTCCTCGTTGGTGCTAGTCCAAACCGCAGTATCTTACTCCATGCCATCTTTCCGCGACTTGTTAAGGTCACTCGTATCAACCACGTCATTTGATGCTTTAGTCGCTGATCCTTTCACGAACGAAGCGGTAGAGATAGCGAAGGGGGAGTTCAACCTCTTGTCTTACATATACTTCCCTATCTCTGCCATGACGATGTCACTATTGTTGCATTTGCCAAAACTGCACCAACAAGTTTTATGTGAATACAAGGATCACAATGAGGCTATTCAAATTCCTGGTTGCTTGCCTCTTCAGGGCCATGACCTCCCCAGCGATTTTCAAGATCGATCTTGTGTTGATTATGAGTTAATTCTTCAACGGTGCAAGAGGTTACCACTCGCTGATGGCTTCTTGGTAAACAGCTTCTATGagatggagaaaggtacactgGAAGCCTTGCAGGAACATTGCAAAGGGAGCAACAACAATAACTCTTGTGTGTATCTGGTGGGACCAATCATACAAACCGAGCAAAGTAGTGAATCAAAGGGGTCAGAGTGTGTGAGGTGGTTGGAGAAGCAGAGGCCAAATTCGGTTTTGTATGTGTCGTTTGGAAGTGGATGTACTCTGTCTCAACAACAGCTCAATGAGTTAGCTTTTGGGTTGGAGTTGAGTGGTCAGAATTTTTTGTGGGTTTTGAAAGCACCTAATGATTCAGCAGATGGTGCTTATGTTGTTGCTTCTAATGATGACCCTTTAAAGTTTTTACCAAATGGGTTCTTAGAGAGAACCAAAGGACATGGTTATGTTGTTACTTCTTGGGCACCACAGACCCAAATTCTTGGACACACTTCAACCGGTGGGTTTCTCACCCATTGTGGTTGGAATTCTGCACTTGAGAGCATTGTGTTGGGAGTGCCTATGGTGGCTTGGCCACTGTTTGCTGAACAGGGAATGAATGTGGTTTTGTTAAATGAGGGCCTCAAAGTGGCGTtgaggcccaaaattaatgagaaTGGGGTAGTGGAGAGGGAAGAAATTGCTAAGGTGATAAAAGGTGTAATGGTGGGTGAGGAAGGAAATGAGATTCGTGGAAGAATTGAAAAGCTCAAAGATGCAGCTGCTGATGCGTTAAAAGAAGATGGATCCTCCAGAATGGCACTTTACCAATTTGGCACTCAGATGGAGAATGTTGGAAAATGCCTTAGTTATTCACTTATGGAGGTTACTAAATAA